The following nucleotide sequence is from Lacinutrix sp. Hel_I_90.
AAAGTAGCAGAAGTTCTAGGATAGAATGTAAAGAACAGCAGTTGTTACTGTTAAAATATTTATAATTAAGAAACGTTATTAGTTCGTTGGCTGTAATTTAGTCAACGAACTTTTTTTTAATCAAAAAACAACCAAAAATGAAACATTTAAAATTTGTTGTACTCTTCCTATTTGTTACCGCTATGTACAGTTGCAAAGAGGAGAGCGGCAAAACAATGGCTTATAAAACCGAACAGCAAGTCGATGCTAACGGCTTTAATTATGAAACAGTAGCTAATGATCCTACAGGATTGCGTTTGTATACTTTAGATAACGGCCTTAAAGTTTACTTAAGTAAAAACACAGATGAACCTAAAATACAAACTTATATTGCTGTAAGAGCGGGTTCTAACTATGACCCTCAAGAATCTACAGGTCTTGCACACTATTTAGAGCATATGGTTTTTAAAGGAACCGATGAAATTGGTACTGTTGATTGGGAAAAAGAAAAAGTCTATTTAGACCAAATTTCAGAATTATACGAACAACATAGAGCTGAAACTAATCCTGATATAAAATTGGCACTGTATAAGAAAATTGATAGCATCTCTTTGGAAGCTTCAAATTATTCTGTAGCCAATGAATATGATAAAATGACGAGTTCACTTGGTGCCACAGGTACTAATGCGCACACTTGGTTTGAAGAAACCGTTTATAAAAATAAAATTCCGGCGAATGAATTAGAGAAATGGTTAGAATTGGAAGAAGAGCGTTTTGGTCAATTGGTATTGCGTTTATTTCATACCGAACTAGAAGCCGTTTTTGAAGAATTTAATCGCGGACAGGATAGTGATGGAAGAAAAAGGTACTCAGCCATGTTAGAAGGCTTATTTCCAAATCACCCGTATGGCCAACAGAAAACTATAGGCACAGCCGAGCATTTAAAAAACCCATCATTAGTAGATATCAATAATTATTTCAATAAATATTATGTGCCAAACAATATGGCTATGGTATTAGTTGGTGACTTAGAGTTTGATGAAACGATTAAAATGGTAAATAAAACCTTTGGAAACCTGAAACGAAAAGAAGTAACACATCCAACATTACCCAAAGAACAACCCATTACAAGCGTAGTTACAAACGAAGTCTTTGGTCCAACAGCAGAGAGTGTTTCCATTGCTTATAGGGCTGGAGGCGTTAATACTAATGATGAAATAATGGTAACCCTCTGTGATATGATTTTGGCAAACGGTAACGCAGGGTTAATAGATTTAAATTTAAATCAAGAGCAACTCGTGCAAAATGCAAGCTGTTCAACTACTTTTTTAAATGATTATGGTTATCATAGTTTTAATGGCGCTCCAAAAGAAGGACAATCCCTAGACGAGGTAAAAACCTTGATTTTAGAGCAAGTAGAAAAACTAAAAAAAGGAGCGTTTGAAGATTGGATGATTGAAGCAGTCGTTAATGATTTAAAAAAAACACAATTGAAGCGGTATGAAAACAGTACAGCTTTGGCTTCAGCCTACTTCAACGCCTTTATTCATCATGAAGACTGGGTAAATAAAGTAAAGTTTTTAGAGGACTTAAAAGCGGTTTCAAAGCAAGAGGTAGTCGATTTTGCAAATGCGTTTTATAACGACAATTATGTGGTAACCTATAAACGAAAAGGTGTTGATAATAGCATCGTAAA
It contains:
- a CDS encoding pitrilysin family protein yields the protein MKHLKFVVLFLFVTAMYSCKEESGKTMAYKTEQQVDANGFNYETVANDPTGLRLYTLDNGLKVYLSKNTDEPKIQTYIAVRAGSNYDPQESTGLAHYLEHMVFKGTDEIGTVDWEKEKVYLDQISELYEQHRAETNPDIKLALYKKIDSISLEASNYSVANEYDKMTSSLGATGTNAHTWFEETVYKNKIPANELEKWLELEEERFGQLVLRLFHTELEAVFEEFNRGQDSDGRKRYSAMLEGLFPNHPYGQQKTIGTAEHLKNPSLVDINNYFNKYYVPNNMAMVLVGDLEFDETIKMVNKTFGNLKRKEVTHPTLPKEQPITSVVTNEVFGPTAESVSIAYRAGGVNTNDEIMVTLCDMILANGNAGLIDLNLNQEQLVQNASCSTTFLNDYGYHSFNGAPKEGQSLDEVKTLILEQVEKLKKGAFEDWMIEAVVNDLKKTQLKRYENSTALASAYFNAFIHHEDWVNKVKFLEDLKAVSKQEVVDFANAFYNDNYVVTYKRKGVDNSIVKVSNPGITPVNLNRDNASEYIKNFNAKESKPLEPVYVDYASEIKKTETDSGLEVSYIENETNDLFNLNIIFDMGSDNDKKLGFAVDYLTYLGTDKYSAEALKKEFYKLGIDYSVNAGGEQTFVGLSGLKENLPKGLELLEHLWKNAIPDQKAYNKYVESIAKDRQNNKTNKGSILRSGLLNYAKYGENSKLRNILSVIEMQDINPQELVDIIKGLKDYKQRVFYYGKNVGAAVEALNDYHEITDDLKTYPEAVTYVEKETGGNVYFVDYDMVQSEMMFLAKGEPFKPENMAASTLFNTYFGGGLSSIVFQEIRESKSLAYSAWSNYATARKQEDANYVMAYIGTQANKMPEAVDAMMALMSNMPKAEEQFNAAKEATLKKIAAERITKADVFWSYERLQKLGINEDHREKMYNTIKSMTLNDLLAFFNKNIKGENYNVMVVGNKKDIDFKALKKLGEVQEMDVDYLFNYEKPEAVKL